From Coregonus clupeaformis isolate EN_2021a chromosome 2, ASM2061545v1, whole genome shotgun sequence:
GGTaatgggtggaggccggctagtgatggctatttaacagtctgacaGATTCCCTCTTATTCTgaagtgaagtgagttcggaaaaactgaaagtatgcatcttagaaatagttttcacatacaaacttcaTACGCAtaaataacatggtcactgtaGTAGAACGTTTATTTTCATTGGCGATATTCTGCATTTTTTAAAGTCCCATCAGGTACCCTGATTTCAGATGTgaccatgtaaacaggattattagggaaatcattGTTCTTGCAAAGcatataaatgtaaaaaaaaacgattatattaatctgactatccacaataatcataTTATTGTGTGCAAGTAACCGTGCTCACTGATGATTTGTAGCCACAGATGGTTTGTTTACGTTTCTACCATTGTGGCTAGATGGAGTAGGCCTACAGCTCCAACTAGTGTCGGggacaacagttgttgacaaCTGTAGCGTTGTCGCTAAGCCTAACCCTTactcttttcctaaccttaacctcattcacctaacctgctgcgttagttctcctaacctgccacattaaTTAACCTtacctgccatgttaattatcctaaactgccacgttaattatcctaacctgctatgtaaacaaacCATCTGTGCCGACAAATCATCAGTATCACCACTGAAGAACACACCCAAAGTTAAGGCCAGCAGCATAATTGATTGCATATCCTAATTAGTATCAGCTGTTGCAGCATTAGTCCCTGTTGTGGAACGGCAAGAATTGTCCTTAATACATGGCTGATCATCTGTGTAGGTTTTGAAACCAGTTAGTGTTGATGGTGGCAGAAATGCTAGATGTAAACATGTTTAAACGTTTAGTCTTAATTGCTGTCACAATGTGGTCTCTGGGGAATTTCTCAGAAGCAGAGAAAGTTGAACAAGGTATGGCACCTACGCACCCTACATCAACGCGCTAGCAAACATATGCCTGAGATGGTGAAAATCCACAATGCATGCTTCCTTGAAAGAAAATGTAGGGCTTAAACAATCTTCCACACAATAATAGTTTGCTCCTGTTTACTTCATGTTGCTGTATGTAGCTAAAGGCTCATAATTGTTACAGATTAATTTAAACAGCGGCATATGATGTGATTACAATTCTAGAATAACATTTTCAAAACCAGCCTACAATGGTCAAACAAATGTATTTGAAGTAGTTTCTTTAATGTAACTTGTCACTCAATGTTTTTGTCAATGGATATTACTGGAGTACTTGACACTGATAAAATGGCTCTTGACTAAATTCAGTAACATTCTTCAGATGTGCATGTCGAAAGTATTACCATGGACGTAACAAGAAGATTACCCTTACCTGGTTCATCAAACATGACTGAAATGGCCTATGGCTTTGTTGCAAACATTATCGCTGTGATCTTGTATGGCAGCAACTTTGTCCCTGTCAAAAGGATAGACACTGGTGATGGTAAGAGATCCATGAAAAAAATCATAATTGTGCATATTTGGACATTTCTCTCTTTTGACCATCTTGTAAGATTTAGCATTCTTAAAAAAAAATCTTCAGGTATGTTTTTCCAGTGGGTGAACTGCGCATCCATTTGGGTAGTTTCGATGATCGGCGACTTGATACTCGGCTCTCCCAAATTCCATCCGTTGGCAATGCTGGGAGGAGCAATCTGGGCCACAGGTATGACGCCAACTTTCAAGCTGCACTGTAACCTTCACACAGAGAAATGGATTGGGCCTACACTCCGAACTACTGAAATGTTCTCATCAATGTTGTTTACAGGCAGTATAACAGTCGTCCCCATAGTAAAATCCATTGGACTTGGACTTGGAATTTGTATTTCGGGATCCAGCAGTTTGCTGATGGGCTGGGTAAGTTCAAGGTAAGTTAATCGCACTGTTTTCAGAAGTCTTTCATATAAGAATCAAACATTTTCAGTAAGTCCTCATTTTCCACTTTGAAACGGCAATTCATATTTAGTCTCAAAGCAATACCATTTCAAAGGGGAATATCTTCTTAGAACAGCAATTGCGTCAGACGGAGGTAATTGAAATCTTTTTTTTCAACAGGTTTGGATGGTTTGGTATTGAAGCCCAGGATGTTGCCAGACCGGTATTGAACTACTGTGGCGTTGGTTTGTGCTTGTTGAGGTAATGAATCATGAAAGCACTTAATCCAATACCTCAGAATAATATTCTTGTCATTGGTCAATTTGTTCATTATTTTAGTATTTGAAGCTCTCATGACAATCAAATGGCATTTACAATTTCTTATTTTGTTTCCAGTGGACTCATCTATTTCTTTGTGAAGACTAATGTTGGAGAACTTCCACATTCAGGATCCACCCCCTTACTGATTAACAGGGTAAGTGTGCTTGACGTTTTCGTAGTCTAAATGCTTTTGCTTCAGTTCAATAAATTAACTTATCTCAGAGGTGCAATCATTTTGGATACATGtcagacagcagcagcagcagcaacgatTACATGAAAGCATACCACAACACATACCACAAAAGACATACCACAGCAACTTCACAGCGAGACAACAGCTTTAATGCCCAAGACATTACCACACATAGCAGCTAATGACTGGTTTTTCTAAAAAAGTATGTTGTCATTCATGACACTTATTGTAACAGCTCTCTAGAAATAACAGTGAGGCGAAAGTTAGACAGGATAGACTTGTCACAACTCCAGAGATGTCTTTTAGAGTTTGCATTGAGATGTCAGTGGGTAACAGCTGTGCTGACATATCGTATACTCAACTGACTAATGACTATTTTGGTGTCTACTTAAGACTGTGAATTCTGGTGGCTATGGGCCTTCGGAGTGCTGGGTGGATGTCATAGGAGAAAAGAGAAAACGCTGTGTGTGAGTACACCTCTTAATCACTCATGCTCTCTTTGCTTTTACAATTGAATAGTTGGAGCTGGGCTTAAGTCAATTGATTTTGGCTCTAGTTACATGTTTGGACATGCTTACTCCTTTTGACTTGACAAGTTCTTGGCCTTTTGGACATGGGGCTTACTCAAGACATGGAAAATTACAGATAACTTAGTTACATGTCTTGCAATTTTCTATGTGGTCATAGAAACTCACTTACCACCCTTTTGACATCTTTAGAGGCTGCTTGTTGTCCGTTGTAGCAGGCCTGTTGTATGGGGCGTCCTTTGTTCCAATCCTCTACATCAAAAGCCATGTGTCGGTCCACGACAGCATCTACTACGGAGCCAGTCTATACGGTGAGGTGCTAGGTTAGCGGGTCCTACAGACAGTACCCAGTCACACATTAAACTCAGTAGCCTATGTGTAATGCTGAAGAGGGTTTGGTCTCAACAACAATGTGCTAAGTTTACATAAATTCTGTCGTCAACCTAATGTGCTTCCCCCCCTTCCCCCCTAGATCTTGACTATGTGTTTGCCACGTGCTGTGGCATCTTCCTCACCAGCATGGTGTATTTCTCCATCTACTGTGCAGCCATGAGGAACAGACCCAGGGTGTTCTCCAGAGCCATCCTGCCAGGTGCTCACTCTCCACTCAAAAATCATACCACCATGCATTCTAATTCTCTCCCTTTCCTGAACTCtgcacacatttttgttttagccGCAGACAAAAActcctgattcaacttgtcaagggcttgatgataagttgacaagtagaatcaggtgtgcttgtccggggccACAACATAaatatgtactgttgggggtacttgaggaacggagttgggaaacacttgGTTAAAGAATTGGGCTGGGATTGATAATGCCATGTACAATATGATATGATTTTGTAAAGAATGTTAAGTAGGGTGTCGCTAAATCTCCTCCTCCTATGTTCAGGCTTTTTGTCAGGTCTGATGTGGACGTTGGCCAGTTACTGCTGGTTTCTGGCTAACAACTACCTTAGTGCCGTGGTCACCTATCCCATTGTCAGTGCAGTAAGTACACTTCTGGGATGCCTCCTGACATAAACTATATAtacgaaagtatgtggacacccttcaaattagtggattctgctatttcagccacacaccaGTTGCTAACAAGTATATAGAATGTAgtgcacagccatgcaatctccatagacaaacattggcagtcaAAT
This genomic window contains:
- the LOC121537328 gene encoding transmembrane protein 144 yields the protein MVAEMLDVNMFKRLVLIAVTMWSLGNFSEAEKVEQDVHVESITMDVTRRLPLPGSSNMTEMAYGFVANIIAVILYGSNFVPVKRIDTGDGMFFQWVNCASIWVVSMIGDLILGSPKFHPLAMLGGAIWATGSITVVPIVKSIGLGLGICISGSSSLLMGWVSSRFGWFGIEAQDVARPVLNYCGVGLCLLSGLIYFFVKTNVGELPHSGSTPLLINRTVNSGGYGPSECWVDVIGEKRKRCVGCLLSVVAGLLYGASFVPILYIKSHVSVHDSIYYGASLYDLDYVFATCCGIFLTSMVYFSIYCAAMRNRPRVFSRAILPGFLSGLMWTLASYCWFLANNYLSAVVTYPIVSAGNGLVAALWGSLVFKEVKGLVNCLIFILASCVVLTGSLLTAFSNV